The Methylobacterium durans nucleotide sequence GCCCTGCTGCTCTTCCTGGCTCTCGGCGGCTTGGCATCGGAGGCCGGAACAGAGGTGGCCAACCCCGGCGTCAGTTTGCTTGAGCGACTGCTGTGGGTGAACCTCTTCCTCGTCGTGTTCAACCTGATCCCGGCCTTCCCGATGGATGGCGGCCGTGTGTTGCGCGCCATCCTCGCTCACCGTCTCGGCTATGCTCGAGGCACGCAGATCGCCTCGCGAGTGGGGCAGGCGTTGGCCTTCGCCTTGGGCCTGTGGGGGCTGCTCGGGGGCAATCCGCTGCTGATGTTCATCGCGCTGTTCGTCTATCTTGGCGCCGCCTCCGAGGCACATGCGGTTCAGATGCAGCAGGTCTCGCGAGGCCTGCTAGCCGCCGACGCGATGATCACGCGCTTCGAGAGCCTGCGGCCCGGCAGCGTGGTCGAGGATGCCGTGCGCTGCCTCATCGCCACGACGCAGCACGAATTTCCGGTCGTAGACGGTGCGGGGCAGTTGCGGGGCGTTCTCACCCAAGATGACATGATCCGCGCCCTGCGCGAGCGCGGCCCTGAGACGCCGGTGCCTGAGGTGATGCGCTCCGACATCCCGACGGTGCGGGACCGCCAACCGCTGGAGGATGCGCTGCGGTTGATGCAGGAGAAGCAGCTGCCCGCAGTCGGCGTGACAGATGGAACAGGCCGGCTCGTGGGCCTGATCACGCCTGAGAACATCGGTGAGATGATGATGGTCTTGGCCGCACGTCCTGAGCGACGCTCGCCGATCGTGCCACGGATCCGGTCCTCCGCGTGATCAGGAGCGTCTCACCTGAAGGGTGCGCGCGGACACCACGCGCGCAGCATGCTCGACAACGTCGCGCCTGAATGGCGGCATAGGCGCTAAGCGTGCGGAGCCGGAAGGGTGCTGTAGAAGGCAGCAGAGGGGGCTCGTTGCCTGCACACACCGATCGTAAGATGAACCCAAACGGCAGCGCATCGCGCGAGGCGCCTCATGAACCAGGACGAGGCGGGTGAGGACTGGCGGTCCGTCAGCACGCGAACGCCCGACGAGACGACGATCAGCCTCGCCCAAGCACGCGCCAATGAACCCGGCCGAGGTCGCACCGCCGTCCGGCCCGAGCAGATCCCGGCCCCGGCTGGCGCGACATCCTCTGGCGTATCGTGCTGTCCCTGCCCGAAGATCGTGTGCTTGCCACAGCGGGCGGGGTCGCTTTCTTCGCGCTTCTGGCGACCTTTCCGGGCCTGGCGACGATCGTCTCGCTCTACGCTCTGTTCTCGGACCCGAACGCGATCGGTCAGCACCTCAGCCTGCTCGCGGGTGTGCTCCCGAACGGGGTGCTGGAACTCTTGGACGATCAGCTCGTGCGCATCACCCGCCAGAGCAGCGGCACCCTCAGCACCGCCTCGATTCTCAGTCTCCTCATCGCTTTCTGGAGCGCCAACTCGGGCGTGAGCGCCCTCTTCGATGCGCTGAACGTCATCTACAAGGAGCGGGAGAAGCGGTCTCTGGTCCGCTTCTACGCGACCACCTTCCTGTTCACCCTCGGCGGGGTGCTGTTCGCGCTTTCCGCGACCACCATGGTGGTCGTTCTGCCGGTCGTGTTGGACCGGCTTGGCTTCGGCTCAGCAACGGATACGCTGCTGCGGATTGCGCGCTGGCCGGCCTTGCTCGTCATCGTCAGCCTCGGGCTGTCCCTGATCTACCGGTACGGTCCGAGCCGGCGTGAGGCCAAGTGGCGTTGGGTCAGCTGGGGCAGCGCTGCGGCGGCCCTGTGCTGGGTCTGCGCCTCGGTTCTGTTCTCCTGGTACGTGGCGAGCTTCGACAGCTACAATCGAGTTTACGGCTCGCTGGGAGCGGGCGTCGGGTTCATGACCTGGATCTGGCTGTCGGTGGTCATCGTGCTGCTCGGGGCTGAGCTGAACGCCGAAATGGAACGGCAGACGGCGCGCGACAGCACGACCGGCAGGCCGAAGCCCTTGGGATCTCGGCGGGCGTATGCGGCTGACACGGTTGGGCCCGCGCAGTCCTGAGCCGCGGACGCAATGCTACCATGGCCGCCAAGGCCTACTCGTCCTCATGCCGGAAGAGGCAGCACCTGTGACGCTCGACGAGCGCTCATCCGATCCATGTTCGGGAGGTACCGATTTGCCGGTCCCGGCGTGCCGCTCGCGTAGGCGATCGGCCTCGCGATCACAGCTTGGCTGGCGGCGTGAGTGACAGGTCGAGCTGAGCGCTCTCCGTATCTCGTCCACTGCGGCGGTCCAGGTAGCGCAGCACCGGTGTGACCGTGGCGCCGTGCAGCAGGATCGAGATCAGGATCGTCAGGCTCACGGTGCTCCAGAGCAGATCTGGCTGCTCGAAGGTGGCGTGCCCCAGCGCGTAGGCCAGATAGTAGATCGTGCCCAAGCCGCGGATGCCGAAGAAGCTGATCACCGCCCGCTCGCTGGCCGGCTGCTCCATCCCGAGCAGGCTGAGCCAGCCACTCAGAGGCCGCACGACGAACAGGGCGAGAAAGGCAAATGCAACGCTCTCACAGGACAGCGCCCGTAGTAGGCCGCCGCCCGCCAGTGCCCCTCCGAACCCGACCAGCAGCACCATCATCAGCAAGCGCTCCAGCTCCTCGGCGAAGCTGTGCAGCTTGTGATGGTAGTCGTGCCCGCGCTTCGTCGCCCGCAGCGCCACGGCCGCCACGAACACCGCCAAGAAGCCGTAGCCCTGCGCCATCTCGACGAGGCCGTAGGTCAGGCAGGTGATGCCGAGCGCGACGAAGCCGTCGCCGGTGCGCGAGAGCTTGGCTGGGTTGGGCAGGTGGAAGGTCAGCCAGCCGAGCGCCCAGCCGATCAGAGCGCCCAGTCCGACACCCACGATGATCTTCCAGAGCACGGCCGTGGTAAACCACTGACCCAGCTGCGGGAGACCGAAGCTTGCCGCGGACATGGCCAATGCGAGGTGCACGAAGGGAAAGGCGAACCCATCGTTCAGTCCCGCCTCGGAGGTCAGGGCAAAGCGCATCTCGTCTTCCTGCCCTTCGCCCGGCGCCCCGACCTGCACATCGCTGGCCAGCACCGGATCTGTCGGCGCAAGGGCAGCTGCGAGCAGAAGTGCCGTGGCTACGCCTAGGCCGAGCAGAGCTGAGGCGAGCGCAGTGAGAGCCAGGATGGTGAGCGGCATGGCGATGCCGAGAAGCCGCCACGTCACCATCCAGGGCCGCCAGCCGAACACGCGGTCGAGCTTCAGCCCGGCTCCCATGAGCGAGATGATGACGATCAGCTCCGTCACCTTCTCGACGAGATGCAGGTGCTCCTGCGGCCGCGGTACGGCACCCAGCATCTCTGGGAAGGCAGACAGGGCTGCGCCGATGCCCACGCAGCAGATGGGCAGCGAGAGCGGCATCTGCCGCAGCACCATCGGCAGCCAAGCCGTAAGCAGAACCAGAGCGCCAAAGCCTGCAAGGATAAGAACGTAGGTGTTCATACCAGAGCGAACCTCGGTTCGCTGCGCACGTTCCGGCCTCTGCCGAGGAGGCGGCACGGCCAACGCGTGCCACGCCCTTCTCTCATGCTGCCATCCATCAAAGATGGTCGGAGATGATGCCGGCTCAGGAACACTCCCCTGACCCGGCCGGTTCACCCATTGCAGTGCAACATGATTGAAGCAGGCAACATGATCGGACCGGCGGAGATTGAGGACTTGATGCTGGACTACGCCGATGCGGTGGCGGCATCCGGCGGGCTGCATCCATCTGGCTCTCTCGCTTGGCCGCTCTACCGCGAGCCTCTCAGTCCAGCGCTGGCAGCGGAGATCCCGGCGGACAGCCCCGCTCAGATCACACTATGTCAATCGGCGGCGCTATTACCTGCTACTGAAGCATGAGGGCCCGATCACGCTGACCCTGTGCTCACCAAACTAGCTGCCGCTCCATCATAAGCTGGAGCACAGCGCAGCCTGTATGAACTCGGAGGCTTCATAAACGCTCGGTCGGCGAATGGCCGCTTTTGAGAAGCCGCCTGGACGGGCTGAATGACGGCAATGGGCGGATTTCGTTGAAAAACTCGCGGTTGGCCTGGATTGAGATTTGACCGGGTGCTTGGCCGGGGGGCTCCCGCCAGCCGGTCAGGCTAGGCTCGGCTGCCCCAGCGGGATCAGCTTGGCCAGCTTCCGTAGGTTCTGGGCGGCGGCCGCGAGGTGGAACTCGTCTCGGGCCCCGTCTGGCCCCCGCAACCGAAGCCGATCCAGCCGCAGGATCCGCTTAAGGTGGGCAAACAGCATCTCGACCTTCTTGCGCTCACGCCGCGAGGTACGGCCCGCCTCCGAGGCGCAGATGTCGCGCGCCATCTGCCGGGCGCCCTCGTGGATCGAGCGTGGGATCTTGCGGGCGGATGCGTTGGGGCAGCATCGTGGCTTCAGCGCGCAAGCTTCGCAGTCGTACTTGCTCGCGCGGTAGCGCAGCATCCCGTCTGCGTCGACGAGCGGGGGCGGTGACCGATAGACCTTCTGGCGTTGCCGCAGGTGCTTGCCGGCCGGGCAGGTGTAGGCGTCGGCGCCAGGGTCGTAGGTGAAGGCCGACCGGCTGAAGGTGCCGTCGCGGCGCTCGGACTTATCGAAGACGGGGATGTGCGGCTCGATGCCCTGCTCGTGGGCGAGCCAGCCCAGCATCGCGGCCGAGCCGTAACCGCTGTCACCGGCGAGCCGGGCCGGGTAGAGGTCGAAGCGCTCGCGCGAGCGCACGATCATGCGCTTGGCGGCCGTGACCTCGGCCTGCCGGATCGCGGTGGTCGGCTCGACGTCCACGATGACCGCGTGGTCGAGGTCGATCAGGTAGTTGGCCGCGTAGGCGAAGTAGGCCAGCCCACCGTCCGCACCCGTCCAGCGCGCGGCCGGGTCGGCGGGGGAACGAGCTTAGGCACGACCGGCGTCGCAGCTCCGAACGCGGCGTCGTCGAGCACAGCCAGGTACTCCCGGGCGGCGCGGCTGACGCTCTCGGGTGGCAGGCCGTTCGTACCCTCAACACCCTTCTGCCGGTTGGCATCAGCCTTGATAAGGCTGGCGTCGACCGCGAAGCCCTCGCCGCCCACGAGCCCCTCGGCGATGCAGCGGGCGAGCACGGTCTCGAACAAGCAGCGCAGCAGGTCGCTGTCGCGGAAGCGGCCATGGCGGTTCTTGGAGAAGGTCGAATGGTCCGGCACCCGGCCGTCGAGCCCGAGCCGGCAGAACCAGCGATAGGCGAGATTGAGGTGGACCTCGTCGCACAGGCGGCGCTCGGATCGGATGCCGAAGCAGTAGCCGATGAGCAGCATGCGGATCATCAACTCGGGGTCGACCGAGGGCCGGCCCGTCGAGCTGTAGAACGGCTGCAGGTGCGCGCGTAGACCCGACAGGTCAACGAAGCGGTCGATGGCGCGCAGCAGATGGTCGGCTGGGATATGTGTATCGAGCGAGAACTCGTAGAACAGGGCACCCTGCTCGACTTGCCGAGGTCCCATCATCTGCTTCGGTCTCCGTCTCTCGACAGAAGTGAATCACCTCACGACTACCGCCGCAACACCCGAGTTTTTCAACACAATCGGCGCTATTCGGACGGTCTGCTTCCCGACGGTGTAGCGCTCCGCGAACCTGTCTCGCCAGGGGCCCGCCGTCGGAACAGGCGAGAGGGAGCCTACCTGCAGAGCGAGGCCGTGCTCTGCTCCAGATCCAGTTCCTTCCGGGTCGTCTCCAGATCGCCCGAGACGACGCAATCCGGGTTCGCCGTGAGTAGATCCACATTCGCCTGCAGGGCCGCGATCCGGCGCTTTACGGCCTCGCAGAACGCGGGCGAGAGACCGGCGCCGCTCCCCTTCCTGTTCGCCTTCTCGAGTTCACGCGACATCGCCGACTGCGCGTCGGCGGCAGCCTTATGGCTGCGCTCCTTCTTCTTTATGTTGCTGGGGCTGCAGTCCTCGCCCGGAGCCGCCGACGACGGCTGCGGCGTGAGCAGCCATAGTGCCACGACGGCGCGTCCGATGCCCGACCTGTAACTTCCCATCGCGACGCGCCTCCTGACCCTCCGCATATCACGGTCAGGAGGTCGATCCGCAACGACCTCGCCGTCGCTCGGGCCAAGTGCCAGCTGCTCTCGATCTAGGGCACGTGGTGCCCGATCGCCTCAGTCGTGGTGGCGCTGCCGCAGAGAACCTGGCCCTGAGCCGCCCTCCATGCGGCATCGGTCGTACCACCACACAGCGGCACCGAACACGTAGCGGCATGTTCCTTCGATGCTCACCACCCGCATGGGCATGACCCAGAAATCCGGCGCCTCGCCAATGACGGCCCGTACCCGGTTAGTGCAGGTGGAATTCCGCACCGATCGCTCTCAACTCGGCGGGCTTGATCAGGCGGCTGTGGGCCACCTTCACAGAGTGGAGCGGCCCATCGAGCGTCTCTTGCCAGAACGCGAGGAAGCGCCGCAGTTCGGGAAACTCCGGGAACAGATCGTGATGCTGCCAGACGAAGCTCTGCAGCAGGTGCGGATGGTCTGGCAGGTGGTAGAGGATCTCGGCGGTCGTCAGGCTGTAGCCTTCGAGCTGGCGACGAAAGTCTGTCGAAACACTCATCGCGGCACCTCGTTCGAACGTCTGAACAGATACGCTGCCACAAGCAAGAAGGTTGCCGCGGCCACCAAGAAGAAATCGAGAAGCGCAAACAGAGCCAGACGCTTAGCGCTCGCGGAACCTGACTGCTGCCAAGCTTCATCAGTCCGCCCTGGCACTCTCATGGGACGAGTGCTAAAACCTGCGCGGCGGTCTGACGCAGAGGGCCTCTCGCGCCCCAGTCAGCCGTAGCTGGGCAGCTCATCAGAGAGCCTGGCGAACTTCTCGACCCGTAGCTCTCGCACTGGAGACAAGTATGACGTTCCGTCCGTTGCACGATCGAGTTGTTGTCCGCCGCATCGACGCGGAGGAGAAGACGAAGGGCGGCATCATCATCCCGGATACCGCCAAGGAGAAGCCGCAGGAGGGCGAGGTCGTTGCTGTTGGGCCCGGCGCCCGCGACGAGCAGGGCCGCGTGACGCCTCTCGACGTGAAGGCCGGCGACCGCGTGCTGTTTGGCAAGTGGTCCGGCACCGAGATCAAGATCGACGGTCAGGATCTCCTGATCCTCAAGGAATCCGACATCATGGGCGTGATCGAGGCCCGGGGCTCTCTGCAACAGGCCGCCTGATCCAGGGGTCTATCGATTTCGTCATGTGTCGAGAGGAGTGACAATTATGGCTGCCAAGGACGTACGGTTTTCGTCGGATGCTCGCGAGAAGATGCTGCGCGGCGTCGACATCCTCGCCGACGCGGTGAAGGTGACGCTCGGCCCGAAGGGCCGCAACGTCGTGATCGAGAAGAGCTTCGGCGCTCCCCGCATCACCAAGGACGGCGTCACCGTCGCCAAGGAGATCGAGCTCGCCGACAAGTTCGAGAACATGGGCGCGCAGATGGTGCGCGAGGTGGCTTCGAAATCGAGTGATCTGGCGGGCGATGGCACCACCACCGCGACCGTGCTGGCCGCGTCGATCGTCCGTGAGGGCGCCAAGTACGTCGCCGCCGGCATGAACCCGATGGACCTGAAGCGCGGCATCGACCAGGCTGTTGCGGCTGCGGTCAAGGACATCACCGGCCGTGCCAGGAAGGTCGCCTCCTCGGAGGAGATCGCCCAGGTCGGCACGATCTCGGCGAACGGCGACACCGAGATCGGCGAGATGATCGCCGAGGCCATGCAGAAGGTGGGCAACGAGGGCGTGATCACGGCGGAAGAAGCCAAGACTGCTGTGACCGAGCTCGACGTCGTCGAGGGCATGCAGTTCGACCGCGGCTACCTCTCTCCCTACTTCATCACGAACGCGGAGAAGATGGTCGCCGATCTGGATGACCCCTACATCCTCATCCACGAGAAGAAGCTGTCCTCACTCCAAGCACTCCTCCCTATTCTCGAGGCCGTGGTGCAGACGGGCAAGCCGCTCCTCATCATCGCCGAGGACATCGAGGGCGAGGCGCTGGCCACCCTCGTCGTGAACAAGCTGCGCGGCGGGCTCAAGGTCGCGGCCGTCAAGGCGCCGGGCTTCGGTGATCGCCGCAAGGCCATGCTCGAGGACATCGCAGTCCTGACTAAGGGACAAACCATCTCGGAAGATCTCGGCATCAAGCTTGAGAACGTCACTCTTGAGATGCTCGGCCGCGCCAAGCGGGTGCGCATCGAGAAGGAGAACACCACGATCATCGACGGCGCCGGCGAGAAGTCGGACATCGAGGCCCGCGTCGGGCAGATCAAGGCGCAGATCGAGGAGACCACCTCGGACTACGACCGCGAGAAGCTTCAAGAGCGTCTGGCCAAGCTCGCGGGTGGCGTCGCGATCATCCGCGTCGGTGGTTCGACCGAGGTCGAGGTCAAGGAGAAGAAGGACCGGGTGGAGGATGCTCTGCATGCCACCCGCGCCGCGGTCGAGGAAGGCATCGTCCCCGGCGGCGGCACCGCGCTGCTGCGCGCCAAGAAGGCGGTCTCCGCCCTCTCGAGCGACAACGCGGACGTGGCGGCCGGCATCAAGATCGTCCTCAAGGCGCTTGAGGCTCCGGTCCGTCAGATCGCCCAGAACGCGGGCGTCGAGGGCTCCATCGTGGTCGGCAAGATCACCGACAACGAGGGCTCTGAGACCTACGGCTTCAACGCCCAGACCGAAGAGTACGTGGACATGCTCCAGGCGGGCATCGTCGACCCGGCCAAGGTCGTGCGCACGGCCCTGCAGGGTGCGGCCTCGGTCGCCGGCCTTCTGGTCACCACCGAGGCGATGGTGGCGGATGCGCCGAAGAAGGAGAGCCCCGCACCCGCGATGCCAGGCGGCGGTATGGGCGGCATGGATTTCTGATCCGCCCACCCTATTACCAACGACAAGGGCCGCCTTCTGGGCGGCCCTTTGCTTTTCGGGCACCTATGTGCCGGCACGACTGAGCCCAATGCCAAATCAGGCACCTCGGCCAGACCGCCGCGTGTTCGAACTACCTCCTCCTTCGTGAACAATCCGAGGGCCGCGATCGGCGAAGCTGATGCCAAGGTCGAACCTTGCCGAACCGCGCTTCGCGGCGTGACGGGGATAACTGCTAACCTCGAAATCGATGGTGGAGCGGGTCACACATCTCTGAGCCGGCAGGTTGCAGGTGACCTGCATCGTGCCGGGACGATGCACATAGCGCCGAGAAGGCCAGCGCTGGATCGCTCGGCGCTTCTCCGCAATGAGCTGATCCTGCGTATAGCGGCGACCGTAGAACGTAACGGTGCGAGCGTACATGTCTGGCACCCTCGTAATTGGGGCCGTATTGCCCGACGACCAGATCCGGAGGTAGTCGGTCGCGAAGGAGGCTGTGCGGACTCTCATCTCGTCCAGGTCGAGCGCCTGCGCTGACGGCGCACTAGCCATGGCGGCGACGAAGATCAACAGCGACGGTGACTTCAACATTGTCGGTCCTCAACAACCGTTTCGTATCTTGGTGTGCGGCCTAGCTCTCCGAGACTGTGACCTGATCCGCGGTACCGTCTGTTTTGCCACTGAGACCCGGCACCTCATCGAGCTGTCGCAGACTGGTGAACTGGCCCCGCTCCTCCCGGTAGCGCACGATCTCAAAGCCGTGGCCTTGCAGCGCAGGCACGCTGTCTAGCTCCTCGGCGGTTGCCGTGTTGAGATCGACCATCGGACCCGTCCCTAGCTATGGTCCGACCGCAACGCCGGCGGCTTGCTCCCGTTCCGGTCCTGACTTCATAGGACGGGCAGCGTTGGCATCTTCACCCAATCGCCTCCTGACTGGCGGCCGCGCTGGGCAAAAGCCCCATCAGGGCCTGCAACGACGCGCCGGCGTCACCGGACCATACGAGGTGCGTACGATTGACCCGCAGATGCGGGGGCAGCGGATGGCGCTTCACGGCCGTGCTCAACACAGCCTGATCAAGCACCTCCGCCGGCACGATCGCCGCCCCTGTGCCAGCCGCCACGCACGCCACGATGGCGTGGTACGAACTCATCTCCAGAACACGGTCCGGCGACACGCCGCCTTCAGCCAGCCACTCGATGAGGCGCTGGCGATAGGAGCAACCATGCGGGAACGCCACCAGTGTTTGCCCACGTAGCGCGATAGCTTCGCGGATCGTCGGACCACCCCTGGCGGTGATCAGCACCAGCTCCTCGTCGAAGGCCGGAAGCGCAGAGAGGCTGCCCTTCTCGAAGGGCTCCGACACGAAGGCAGCCTCGACCTCGAAGCGGTCGAGCTGGCGCAGCAACGCGCGGGTCGTGCCGGTCTGCAGCTCGATCGTGACGTTGGGGTGCCGTGCGTGAAAGGCTGACAGGATCGGCGGCAACCTTGCGCCTGCCGCGCTTTCCAGAGAGCCCAGCCGCAGCACACCGCGCACGACGCCGCTGCGCATCTCCTGCTCAGCTATGTCAGCCATTTGCAGCAGCTTCTCGGCGTGGCCCAGAAGCGTGCGGCCTGCCTCGGTGAGGGTCAGGCTTCGCCCTTGGCGGCGGAACAGCGCTACACCCAGCCGCTCCTCGAACTGCTTGATCCGGGTCGTCACGTTGGACGGCACACGGTGCAGCAGATTCGCCGCACGCGTCACACCGCCCTCCCGCACCACGCTGCGGAAGATGTGGAGGTCGTCCAAATCCATCATTCTCATCGAGAGAATGATATGTCAGAATAATTCATTTTTCAAGAACAACGGACTGTGTTCGATTGGCTCGTCCCATGAGCATCACACGTCCATTCCTCCCGCCGCACTCCCGCTCGGCTTGGCCGGTCGTTGGCAGCGGCATCGTCGCTCTCGCCGTCGCCATGGGCGTCGGGCGTTTCGCCTTCACGCCACTGATGCCGTTGATGATGCGCGACAGCACTCTGAGCGCTGCAGCCGGCGCCGAGTGGGCGGCTGCCAACTACGGCGGCTACTTTGTCGGCGCCCTGACCGCCTCCTGGTTCTCCGGTAACCCGCGTCGTGGCCTGCTGCTGAGCCTCGTAGGCGTGGCGCTGACGACCCTGGCGACCGCAGGAGCTGATGCCATTCCCGGTGCTTTTGCCGGTGTCCTGCTGCGCGCAGCGGCCGGCGTGTTCAGCGCCTGGGCGCTGGTCTGCGCGAGCAGCTGGTGCTTGGCCGAACTCGCAAGGCGTCAGGTTACGCAACTGGGAGCCTGGATCTACACAGGTGTCGGCCTCGGCATTGCGTTCGCCGGCGTGCTGGCTTGGCTCGGCGGACGTCAGCGGGCGGACTGGCTGTGGCTGGAGCTGGGGCTGATCGCCGGGGCAGGTGCGCTGCTCGTCTGGGCTCAGTCAGCGGGGCAGAGTACCGCCACGCCCCGAATGGAGGCGCGTGAGGCGACGGCGGTTGCGCCGGACAGCCGCGGTGGGCACCTGCCGCTGGTGCTGTGCTACGGCACCTTCGGTTTCGGCTACATCGTGCCGGCAACCTTCCTGCCCGCCATGGCCCGCGAACTGGCTCCAGATCCCCTCGTGTTCGGACTGACCTGGCCGCTGTTCGGCTTGGCTGCTGCCCTCTCGGTCGCGGCCGTGGCACGCTGGCTGCCGGCCTGGCCGCGCAAGCGGATCTGGGCCTTGGCCCAGGGCATCATGGCGCTCGGCACCGCGCTGCCCCTGGCTGTGCAGGCCCTCTGGGCAATTGCCGCGTCGGCGGTCCTGGTCGGCGGCACGTTCATGGTTGCCACGATGGCTGGCTTGCTACTGGCGCGTGAAGCGCGGCCCGACAATCCCACCCCGCTTCTGGCCCAGATGACCGCAGCCTTCGCTGCCGGACAGATCGCAGGTCCGCTGGTCGTCCGCGCGATCGGTCCAGGTCGCTGGGCTGGCTGGGATGCGCTGGGCTGGACTGGCGGGGCGGCCACGGTGCTGCTGGTGCTGACTGCACTGTGGCTGTGGCGCGATGCCGAACCTTCGTTCAAGAGCCTGAGGGAAGTCTGATGAACCCGAACCGTTCCGCCACCGCCATCCCGGCCTTTCCGGAAGCTGGTCTATCCGAACGGCTGGGGCCACCGGACACGCTCGATGCAGACCAGCAGGCCGCTGCTGACGAGCTGATCAACGGCCCGCGCCGGGGCGTCTACGGCCCGTTTCGGCCGCTATTGCACCGCCCGCCGCTCCTGCAGGCGGTGGCCAAGGTCGGCGAGACGCTGCGCTACGCGGGGACGCTCGACGATGCGTTGCGCGAGTGGACGATCTGCGTGGTGGCGCGTGAGGTGTCCAACGTGTTCGAGTGGGACATGCACCTGCCATTGGCTGAGGCCGCCGGCGTGCCCGCAATTGCCCTAGCCGCCATTGAGCGGGGTACGGCGCTACCGGGCGACATGCGGGGCGACCTCGCGCTTGCGCGCACCATCGCCGCCGAACTCATCAGCCAGCATCGCTTGAAAGACGAGACCTACGCAGACGCCCTTCGGACCTGGGGCGAGGCGGGAACGGTCGAGCTGCTGACGCTGGTCGGCTATTTCGTGATGGTGTGTTGGCTGATGAACGTGGCTCGCACGCCAGGGCCTGCATGATCCAGCTTTTGATTCCGCAGGCAGACCACGTCACCATCTACGAGTGCCAGATGGCGTGCCGAGTCGAGCCGTTATCGAGTTCGCGCGCGCGCTCCGAACCTGATCAGCTTGGCGAGCCGACAGGTTTCGGCGCAGGCTAACAGGGCTTCGATGCTGTCCGTGCGCCGCCATCGGAAAACTCGACGCGATCCCTAAGGGTTTGAGGTCACGATGCGGTACTCCCTCGGCCTTCTGATGGTTCTCGCATTTGGCGGCCTCGCATCCGCTGTTGAGGCGCCGATCACGATCGAACGCCTACTCGGTGACGGTTGGGAGATCGCGGGATATGCGGGGAACCTCGACGTGCGAACCTCTCTGATCCTGTTCCGGAAGACGGATGTGAAGCACCTCGTGCAGTGCTCCACCCTGTACGATGTGACGAGGAGCCAACGCGTCGTCGTCAACTGCTACGAGCTGCGCTGAAGGTGGGCTGCAACCGGGCGCTGAGTGCGCTTCTCTCTGTTTGACCGGGATGGCCACGGTCCCTTTCTCAGATGCTCGCCGGTTTGCCCCCGATCTCGATGGCTCTGCGGGCCATCATCAAGGCCCCCT carries:
- a CDS encoding YbfB/YjiJ family MFS transporter, translated to MSITRPFLPPHSRSAWPVVGSGIVALAVAMGVGRFAFTPLMPLMMRDSTLSAAAGAEWAAANYGGYFVGALTASWFSGNPRRGLLLSLVGVALTTLATAGADAIPGAFAGVLLRAAAGVFSAWALVCASSWCLAELARRQVTQLGAWIYTGVGLGIAFAGVLAWLGGRQRADWLWLELGLIAGAGALLVWAQSAGQSTATPRMEAREATAVAPDSRGGHLPLVLCYGTFGFGYIVPATFLPAMARELAPDPLVFGLTWPLFGLAAALSVAAVARWLPAWPRKRIWALAQGIMALGTALPLAVQALWAIAASAVLVGGTFMVATMAGLLLAREARPDNPTPLLAQMTAAFAAGQIAGPLVVRAIGPGRWAGWDALGWTGGAATVLLVLTALWLWRDAEPSFKSLREV
- a CDS encoding carboxymuconolactone decarboxylase family protein → MNPNRSATAIPAFPEAGLSERLGPPDTLDADQQAAADELINGPRRGVYGPFRPLLHRPPLLQAVAKVGETLRYAGTLDDALREWTICVVAREVSNVFEWDMHLPLAEAAGVPAIALAAIERGTALPGDMRGDLALARTIAAELISQHRLKDETYADALRTWGEAGTVELLTLVGYFVMVCWLMNVARTPGPA